The sequence below is a genomic window from Dyadobacter chenwenxiniae.
TTCATACCCGATATCGCCGGTCTTAAACCACCTGCCGCCTTCGTCTTCAAAAATCACTTTCACAGTTTCATCCGGGCGGTTGTAATAACCCAGCATAATTTGGGGGCCTTTGGCACAAATTTCTCCTTTTTCGCCTAGCGCAGCCCAGGTTTCGTCATCTTTCAGGATGCGCATTTCTGTGCTGGGGAACGGAAGTCCTATCGTGCCCGACTTATGATGATCATCCAGCGGATTTACAGAAAGCACCGGGGAGGTTTCGGATAACCCGTAACCTTCCACAAGTGGACAGCCGGTTATTTTTTCCCAGCGTTCGGCCACCACTTTTTGCAAAGCCATGCCGCCGGCAATGGTAATTCTCAGTTCAGAAAAATCAATAGAAGCAAAATCGGGATTGTTCATCAGGCCGTTGAACAATGTATTCAGGCCAGGGAAAATATGGAATTTGAATTTCTTCAATTCCTTTACAAATGCGGGAATATCCTTTGGATTGGTGATCAGGATATTGAGCGCACCCCATTTAATGCCACACAGGCCATTGATTGTCAATGCAAAAACATGGTACAAAGGCAGCGCACCCACAATGGTAAGTTGCCCTTTTGCCGGCGAACGCCTCATTTTGGACATCAACCATTCATTAATGCCTTCTACATTTGCAATCAGGTTGCGGTGTGTAAGCATTGCGCCTTTTGAAACGCCGGTCGTGCCGCCTGTATATTGGATAAAAGCAATGTCAATTCCAGAGACATTCGGTCTTTTGTATTCACGGCTGGCGCCAATGGAAAGTGCTTGTGAAAAGGAAACGGCTTCCGGAACATTGTATTTCGGGACCATCTTCTTCACGTATTTCACCACTGCATTAACGATTAGCTTTTTTGGAAAGCCTAAAAGATCGCCGATCTCTGTAATGATGACATGCTGAATATTCGTATTTGCAATGATCTTTTCCAGGTTAACCGCAAAATTCGCCAGGATCACGACCGCTTTGGCACCCGAATCTTTAAACTGATGCTGCATTTCACGCGGCGTATAAAGCGGGTTGGTATTGACAATTACCAAACCAGCACGCAAAGCGCCCATCATTGCCACAGGATATTGCAGCAGATTAGGCATTTGAATGGCGATCCGGTCACCCTGAACCAGGCCCAGTCCTTGTAAATAAGCTGCGAAATTTCTGGATAGCACATCAACCTGCCCAAATGTAAGCTGCTTGTCCATGTTGGTGTAGGCAGGCTTCTCCGCGTTATCACGGAAGCTGATTTCCATCATTTCGAGGAGGGAACCGTATGCGTCGGGGTTTATTTCGTAGGGGATGCCTTCCGGATAATTTTTCAGCCACGGATAGGTATCCTTTGATATAGCGATCATAATTCAGAAATGGAAAAGGGTGCAAAAATGCGTGCGTTTTTAAAAATCAAGGTAACAATAACCAAAGGAAATATTGATCTAGTCCAATAAATTTTTTAAAAAACAATAATTCTCCAATTATAACGGATAAGCGCGCAAAGAATTATTTCCGTGCCAGTTCCCATCGCCAAAGGGGCCCTTCATCGGGATCGTTTACATCCTCTATTTGCTTAAAACCTATTTTTTCAAGGATTTTTACAGAAGCATTTTCCTCTCTGAGAGTATGCGCAACTATTTTGTGGACACCCGGCTGTGCGAATGCATGCACGGTTAACCCTTTGGCCGTTTCTGCACCCAAACCTTTGGATCTGTGGGAAGACGTGATTTCATAACCAATCTCAACCATTCCACTGGCATCCGGTTCGCCCTTGTAGCCGCAAGAGCCGATCAGCATGTTGTCGGGAATGTGTATAATCAAATAAACCCACCAGTCACGCAAAGGAGGGTGGGCCTTCCAGCGATGGTAAGAAGGAGTAAAGGTGTCCCGAAACTCGGTCCACTTCTTGGGAACATTAACACCCATTACGCGTGCTAATGCATTATTACCCATGCGAATGGCATCGAAAAGCGTATCGTCGCAGGGCACAATCCTTAAATTGGGGGTTAGAATCATATTGATAATTTAACCCCCAATTTAGAACATTATGAGTTGTTTTCGTCAAACCGGTCAGTTATTGCTTTCCGGATGGCCTGATGCGGGCGCATTCCGGTGGCCCGTGACCTGGGAACTGCGCGATCTGCGGAAGCATTGGATTTGGCGCGTAAAGCAAGGTTGGAAACTGTTAAATGGCTGTTTCTCCATGCATCATATTCTTCCTCTCCCATTACATCCCTGCTCACCTGACCGTGCGCATAGCCATCTCCATACGAATGAACGCGGGTGTCGGTCAGTGTTTTTCTGCGTTCCGCTTCCAGATTTTCAATCTCCGCTTTGATCTGCGATTCTTCCTGTTTCAATTCTTCCAGGGCAGGCATTACGGCAATGTCGTTTTCAAGAATGCTTTTTTGTGTCAAATGAGCGGTCAGGGCTTCTTGCAGCGGCTCCATTTGTCTTAAAATCCGTTTTCTTCTGCGTCTTAGCCGCCATAATTTGGGATCAATTTGGAGCCATCGATACCAAAATCCTTGTAACACCGGCAACGCCATACCCAGTGAAACCGCACCTGCAACCGCAAAAAGCACACCGCTTAATACGAAGGAAAGTAATGCCCACGGACTATTGACAAGATCCAGGTTCAGTTGATCGGAGTTTCGAAGCGCTTCTTCGATTTTGTTTGTCAGTTCAGGGCTGTTTACCGGAGCGCCTGTCAACGGGTCAACGGCATTTAATTGCAAGTTTTTGACAGACTTGTTGATCGCTTCTTTCAGCTTATCGGTGCGGTAAGCTTCATAACGGAACCAGCCTAAAATGATTAATGTAACAATGGCGAAAATGGAGAGAACCAATTTAAAGCCCGCATAGCGAGATCTCGCCTTTGGCGTTTCGTTTCTATGGTAGGGTTCTTCCACCAAACGGTCATAGGCAGGTTTCAAAAGAATTGACAACATGGCTAAACCGATTGCAAATGCCCAGGCTTCATTGGAGTTCCTGATATTCAGCGCATATGCCACAATTTCGTGCGAAATGATCAAGTCACCCGCAATGAAAGAGATACCCGCGGCCAGAAATATCAGCCCTGCAATTAAGGAATAGGATGGCGCTTTGCTCGTGCGTTTTTCCCTTAACTCCTCGGTGACGGCATCGATCTCAGCGATTGACTTTTCACTATCCTGGATCTTTTTTGCAGTATTATTAAGGCCCATCACCTCGTTTTGCAGCTTGTCGTAGGCCGTTTTGTGCTGCCGGATCGTTTCCTGCTGCTTATTTTTTACTGAAAAAAGTTCTTCTTTCTTGGTGTTAATTCTTTCAATAATCCAGTCGTGATTTACATTACTGGACAAGTATGCTTCGTACACCTGGCGGTCAATGCCTTCAATTCCACTGGAATATCCGTGCTGAAAATCACCGCCCTGGTTTGGATTCTGCTCGTTCATGACTTTATGTATTTTGTATGATCGAAAATGAATTTTGATAAAATACCAGGCTCAGCTTCGAAAAAGCCATGCCCGGGAACATTAAT
It includes:
- a CDS encoding AMP-binding protein, yielding MIAISKDTYPWLKNYPEGIPYEINPDAYGSLLEMMEISFRDNAEKPAYTNMDKQLTFGQVDVLSRNFAAYLQGLGLVQGDRIAIQMPNLLQYPVAMMGALRAGLVIVNTNPLYTPREMQHQFKDSGAKAVVILANFAVNLEKIIANTNIQHVIITEIGDLLGFPKKLIVNAVVKYVKKMVPKYNVPEAVSFSQALSIGASREYKRPNVSGIDIAFIQYTGGTTGVSKGAMLTHRNLIANVEGINEWLMSKMRRSPAKGQLTIVGALPLYHVFALTINGLCGIKWGALNILITNPKDIPAFVKELKKFKFHIFPGLNTLFNGLMNNPDFASIDFSELRITIAGGMALQKVVAERWEKITGCPLVEGYGLSETSPVLSVNPLDDHHKSGTIGLPFPSTEMRILKDDETWAALGEKGEICAKGPQIMLGYYNRPDETVKVIFEDEGGRWFKTGDIGYEDEDGFFKIVDRKKDMILVSGFNVYPNEIEEVVSQCPGVLEVACVGVPDEKSGEMVKIFVVKKDPALTEEKVKAFCKENLTGYKIPRSIEFRSELPKTNVGKILRRALREEEMAS
- a CDS encoding GNAT family N-acetyltransferase — its product is MILTPNLRIVPCDDTLFDAIRMGNNALARVMGVNVPKKWTEFRDTFTPSYHRWKAHPPLRDWWVYLIIHIPDNMLIGSCGYKGEPDASGMVEIGYEITSSHRSKGLGAETAKGLTVHAFAQPGVHKIVAHTLREENASVKILEKIGFKQIEDVNDPDEGPLWRWELARK